The nucleotide window gatatatttaaatataaagttcaatatttaaacaataataagaagtatatacacaatacacaatgcctactcgGCAACAGATTCATTGCACGATCTGCGATTATGACCAGaagcgtggcaatggctacaagGCACCTCGCGGACCTCGGACACTTAcaactcgatcctcttttgtcTAGGACGCCCGGGCTGCCTTCTCGTCTGCGATTTTCGTCcgtcgtcacaggcggtcgcaaacgacAGCGGCcttgcaagccctcttgaaccccacaatacacgcactaaaagaaaagaatgcacgcttaaacaccaaatgagaagaagaaaaagaaaaacaagaacaagaacaagaacaagaacaaggacaagaacaacaagatatgagccttctaaactttgtttgagaaaaagcaagtaggaggaaaaaaaattgcaaaactatgaataaattttggacatgatatgattgggcgccatttttccctccttttgcaagagcaaaaatggaatttcatatcataaacctacttcaacttaccggcggggggttaaagggaatgtaagatataacggagggctgtccgggggtgtgtaaaagttggagggggcttttgggaagttttgaaaattactatgggtgaacagtaatttttccctttttttatttgcttctcagacgtatgcatgcttttttttcttttctttcaatcatttttttatttcatgcacGTGAGAATGTAGCATCGCCATAACTAACttcatgtattatatttttttttatatttttttgtcacgCATAATTATAGTAGAATGAATAGTTCTGCATTGTCCTTGAGTGTCCCacgatttttattattattattttttttattttaaattcttctttaaatATGCAAGCATGCTtctcaacatttttttattttatcattcatttttttgaatggcgggcagatatgttttttttttattctctgtttttttatatttttttatgcatttttttcttatcctttttttcatgcattttgcatatgtgcatgcatataatgatttttttaaccaaattaTTGGATGTCTGCCTTGTGACATGACCTCCTTTCTGtttagtttgaatttgtttattggtACATAAATAAGAACACATTAGGCTCTCATTCAAACGTTCAACATTcacattttttatatgtaaagtAGCACCTAAAAAATTTCCAGCAATATGGAATGGTGACaaaagtttgtatttttatgaGACATTAGAGGCATTGTAATTGATAATTAGACCCTACCTGCATGCCTTTCGGGTTTAATAGAATGACTTCTTTGTAATGTCGATTATCGGCAAAAAGGGCGTTGTGAAATATTAGGATTGTTGCATCATACGGTTTTGAGTTTCTCCGACGTGAACAATAACTTGACTTGAAGTTTGACATAGTTATTGGCGGCGACAAATAAAGATTGTATGGTAACAGGGAAACCAGGGCCAATCGTGCTGCTTAGCGTGAAGTTCTTCACATACCCTGCATATTTTTTCTTCAGGTCAACAGGTTTTGCCAGCAAAAGAGCATTCACAAAAGCTCCAATATTTTCCCGTAAGGCCTCATCTGAGAAGTTAACCTTCCCAAGCCCAACATGTACGATAGCagttttatcaattttgaaatcAATGCGACCACTCTTGGCTTCTTTTACTGCAATGGAAACATTACTGGTCATGGACCCTAGTTTAGGATTTGGCATTAAACCACGAGGACCAAGAATCCTAGCTATCTTGGAAAGGGGAGACATGAACATAGGTGTTCCTATGCACTTATCAAAATTAATCTTGCCACCTCCAATTCTTATTTCCGCAATGAGTTCATCACCACCAACTATATATCAGCACATGCAGCTTTTGCTTCCTCCGCTGCAGCACCTTCAGCAAATACAGCAACTCTGACAGCCTTCCCGGAGCCAGAGGAAGAGTTAGAGCACCCGGTACCATCGGATCTCCTCGACGCGGATCCACACCGAGGTTCACATGAGCTTCAACAGTTTCAAGCAAATTACGCTTTTTCATAGTTGTACTAGCCTTCATTTCCTTGATGGCCTCCCCGAGATCCATTGGTAGCTTCTGCGGCCGCTTCTCCCACTTGATCATAGTGGAGGAACCGGAGGAAAAGAGCGAAGAAACCATAGAAATGGGGGTTTCGGAGCTGAGAGATGGCGGCGGCCATGAGAGAAGAGGAGTTCCAGGCGCGCCATAAGTGTGGAAGTTGAGGCCACGAATCCTAACTGAGACACAAAAGAGAGAAAGCGAAGCAGCAGCAACGGTGCTTGGTGaacggcatgcttggcggcagcAACGACGATGAGCGGCAGCAAGGCGACGAGCggcggcatgcttggcggcattatttcagccactcaagcatgcCACGGCCATGAATAGTAGCAGCGACGATGAACGGCGGCAGCCGTGAGCGACAGACAGCAAGcggccaaattttttttaatctatatacgtgtatatattttttatatataagagaAGAGGAGTAAAAgacttgctttttttttcttccttctttttcctctaaatttttctccttttttttttctctcctccGTCTCTTTGCTGGtccctccctttttttttaaaaacaacatagaTCTTATCTTTTCAACCAACCCCTTCAAATCATAATGAAGTGATGAGaataaaatccaaacaaaaattcaaaattaaaattttttttaatatggtatCTTATCATCTCAACCAACCCCTCCGTCAAATCATAATTGGACcaaatctaaatatttttatttaatttttttatttcaaatttttgatttttgaaattttttcttgaattgaaaaattttattattattattatttatttattattattattttttattaattgaaaattttaatttattattttactattttattttattttatttacttatttatttattatttaaaattcatttaacctaatttgcctcgggatatgtgtttggggTACTTCGGGATTTGCACTTTCTCaggttgcctcgagatatgttctcaggctatatgaaatttaagatcgcttcgagatatgtgttctcaaggcaatcttgtaatttgcattttacctcgagatatgttctcaagggtatttttgtaattttgcaattttgcctcgagaaatgttctcaagggcattcatgtaatttgcattttttggcctcgagatatgttctcaaggggaattttgtaattttgcatttatgccttgagatatgttctcaagggcaattttgtgatttgcatttttgtatttcccttggaatttgcattctagtccaaaacaaccaaataatcaattaagatcaagattaggacatttaaattttaattctaaatatatctatgattaggatatattagaatttaaattaaattggaatttgatttccattaggacattgaattttattaggacatgtgttatattatttatatataaacatgagGTTCATCCGCCTAGGGTTTTAGGGAGAATGACTAACGGTCATTCTTTCGAGCGAGATCGGAGTGATGGTCGATTAGGAGCTTGGTTCTTTGAGCGGGGGAAATCAAAGTGTGCTAATGAACGAAGGGAACAAGGCTTGAGGCTTCGACTTGTCGAACAATGGCGTCCTCGACCTCTGAAACCTTAACAGGGTAAAGTTATGAGAATAGAGGCAGATGGCATGCGTGGATCGGTTAATCCAAAGGAGTCTGAGGTTGACATAGGGTGTCTTGATCAAGTCTACGTGGCTACTTTTTAAGGCTCTGGCCCTCTTGTGGGAGATTCGGAAGACCTAGTTGCATTACATGCTAGGCTTCATTTCATTTTGGGCCAGGCTTCTAATGGATCTATTGCTGAATCTCACCTGGGGGACCCTTTACTGTTATGTGAGGTGAATAATTCTGTGGGCCATGGTGCTGAGGTGGGCCTGAATGGGGGCCCAATTTAGGACCTGAATTCTATTCAAGTGGAGCTTCTTCTAAAGGGAAACCTGGGCTTTGGGCCACTTGTTGGGCCACCTGACGAGGGAGATAATCAAGACCAAAGCTTACATGAGGAAGGGCCAGTCCAAGGACATATTGGGACATCTCTTGTCTCTCCCTTGACTGTTGAGGACCCTCCTTCTATTTTTGATGGAGTTTTAGGGGAGGATCCTGGAGTTGACACCATGGCACCGTCGATGCCCTCGCTTGTGGGTTTCAAATGGCATTTTTTATCCGGGATGTGGGCGTTGATTCCAGCTTCAGTGCTAACTCCTTTTATGGTTGTGAACGAGGATTCGAGTTTGAAGGAAGGGCAGGGCGTTGATACTACGTTGGCTGGGCATACTGCTGAAGATTTTTCGATTGATAAATTCTCTAAGTCTGATGACTCAATGTCTGAATTTGAAAGAAATCTTTGGGAGTTGATGCCAGATTTGCCGTGGGGCCCACATTAACGACTTGTGCCTCAAGTGGGAACAAGAAAGAGTGAAAGGCAGAAGAAGCTATCTTCAAGGTTTAATGAGGAGGCATGGTATCTTTATGATCTACCAAAGTCTACCAAAAAGTAGGTAGCCCATGTGGACACATTTGAAGGTACGCCTTCCAATGCTCTCTTAATTTCTAATTGGTCGAATGCTCAAATTGCCAATTATTGTGATGCatgttgtattttcttttctgaatctGTGAATGATTGCTTGAATCATATTTGTATCTTGGAAAAGAATCGTGCTTCCTCTTCTAGACGAGCGTTGGCAACCTCCTTGGAGGATTGTGAAATTTAACTGttattatgaatattatttctTGGAACGTTAGGGGACTGGGGTGACCAGCGAAGATGTTTCTGGTTAAAGAATTTCTgcatattcattttattaatgttttttgttTACAAGAATCTATGTTGGATGCGATCTCTGCTTCTTCTTGGCATGAGATCAACGGGAACTGTTAGACGATTTTGCCTTTGTTCCCATGAGAGGGTTTGCGGGCGGCATTATCATTGGTTGGAATAGTGGAATTCTATATGGTAGGGTAGATAGGACTAGGAGAGGGGTTTTTAGCTTAACGTTGGAGTTCTGCTCCAAATTAGATAACCTCCACTAGAGGTGCACTATAGTGTATGAACCAAATGCGAGATTGTTGAAGCAAGCTTTCTGAGAGGAAATCCTTGCGTGTGAAGGTGCAGCGGATATTCCGTGGGTGATCTGTTGTGACTTTAATGCGATCTTTGCTCTGGAGGATAAATTAACGGGTGGCCCTAACTTGGAGGATCTCAGATGCACTAATGACTTGATGCAAGATCTACGCCTTCAGCATCCATCCTTGGTGGGTAGAAGATTCACTTGGATGAATGGGCAGTCAGATCTAATCTGGGTTAAGCTCGATTATTTCATTGTTAATGGAGCTTGGATGGAACACTTCACTCTGATGATCCAAAAGAGCCTCCCTAGATTAGGATCTGACCATGTTTCGATTAGATTGGAAGTTGGTAGTCACTATTCTACCCCAAGATTCTTCAATATGAATTAGCGTTGTCCACTACAAAGGGATTTCAggagtttgtgattcattggtGGACAAAAATCGCTCCTGTTGGCTGTGGTGCTTTTATAATTGCTAAAAAGGTGGCTGGCCTTAGGGGCTATCTCTGTAGTTGGGCTAAGTTTAATTTCAGTTCAATTTAACTCAAGAAACTGGCTTTATTACATGAGGCGGATTCTTTAGACACTATTAAGGAGACTAGAAGGATTACTCTGGTGGAGTCTCAACAGGAACTGGCTTTACTTGAGGAGCTTTAGAGAATCTGCTACCAATAGGAGATTTACTAGAAGTAGAGATCTATGCTACAATGGCTAAAGGAAGGGGACAgaaatataaagttttttcaTGTTGTTGCAAATGGTCGTAAAAATTGTAACTTAACCCCTAGTATCATGTAGGATGATTCTGTAATTTCTAATGCTGGTGACATTGGCAATCTGTTCTCATTGCATTTCTAACAACAGTTTGGGCACAGACATACCTCTAGGTTTAAGATTGATTTCCGTAAGTTATTGGTCAATAAGGTACTTGTTGAGCTTTTACACTTGAAAAGGTCATTTACTATGgatgaaatcaagagaatggtGTTTGACTTGGGTGGAAACAAAGCTTCGGGACTAAATGGTTTCCCTTTTTAGTTCTTTAGGAAATTTTAGGATACACTTAAGTCTGATCTGTTCAAGCTCTGTGAGGACTTCTTTGCTGGTAAGGCCAACTTGGAGAGGATTAATTGGGCTAGTATTGTTCTTGTCCCTAAGGTGGATTCCCTGGAGTTTTTAAACGATTACAAACCCATTAGCCTAATCAACTCTGCTCTAAAATCATCTCTAAGATCTTAGCTTCCAGGTTAAACACAGTCATATATTCCTTGGTGGATTCTGAGCAGTTGGCTTTTTTGAGAGGAAGGTGTATCTTGGATAATATTGCTACGGCCAAGGAACTATTTTTTAGTATCCATAAGCGTAAGCTCACTGGACACATTTTGAAAGTGGATTTTGCCAAGGCTTTTGATCGAGTTGATTGGAACTTCCTGTTTGACCTCTTGGCTGCTAGGGGCTTTGGTGAAAGGTGGGTGGGGTGGAtcaaaagtattattttctcttCTAAGGTGAATATTATTATGAACGGGTCCCTAAACGGTTATGTTCGCTATCAATGAGGGTTGAGACATGGAGACCCTTTATCGCCCCTTTTATTTGTGTTAGTAATGGATGTCTTGAGCTCGATGTTCTTGCATGCTCTGAGATCTAGAGTATTGGTAGGGGTCCCTCTTGGGAGGTTTGCTAGTAGATGTAACCTTCAATATACCGATGATctctgtgggctcctttctttccacccggcctttaattggTGCTTAGACCGGTTAAAAAAGCATAGATCactaatcaaatttaatttctatgacttcaagagattatgggttcatgacttccactaaaggcaagcccttaatgttaattaccctggacattgtcgcaggaacctccgattaagaaaataagtgtgaacaaggaGACAAATTGTGATAAtcaattttcattgatttcaataaatatgaattcatggattccattgaaaatacaagaaatttaaaATCATCTTGACAATCATCTTGACTTATGGACTTGTGTCTGAACATCGTGTCCTGGacattttttttgcattttttgatttgatttgcatcttgagtttgatttgaatttcaaattatgACTCCTCCATGTTGATGAACCATAGGCTTGATTTTGACTCTTCATAAGCTCAggttttcatgcttgtgaagttcCCTTCTTGACTTGCGAacctctttgggtctttgacttctgacgtcttgagactactgagttcaattgtcgatttatatggatttcaaatattgacttgtgaaactcttttgggtctttgactttcgATGCCTCGAGACCGCgagctcaattgtcgatttatataaattttgaaatattgacttgtgaaactctttgggtctttgactttttaatgtcttgagaccgctgagctcaattgtcgatttatatatatatttaaatattgacttgtgaaactctttgggtcttcgacttttgatgtcttgagaccactgagctcaattgtcgatttatatgaatttcaagtcttgatttttttcatattttaagtCTTGACTTGATtactttggttttgattatgcATATCATGATATGTCGCTGCATGCACGTCATCATTGCATTGCATGCCTGATTACCATCTTGAAATATCTCATAACCGccttaaaatttatacatatatatatatatatatatatattattgctgCCTCGAGACAAATTTAGTCACCACTTCAAGATAAGCACCCTTGTCGCTGTTTCAAGattagcatttattattttatttatttttttgttgcccCAGGATAAGTTTTCTCCATGCATACAGTACATGTTTCCTCTGTTATCCATTTGCGGGCATATCATttcgagattttttttttatttattttaatgaatatatagTATGTACActtctcatttttcattttttttattatttttttatttttttatttcatgcacATATGCCTGCTTCTCatcattcatatatttttttaatggtgggCCCATATGCTtctcatttctttatttttttatttttgtattattattttttatatttttttttttgccatacACGTATGTATGCTCCTcctcattctttttttattttattttttgctttgcatgcttttcatttcattttttttttatttcgtgCACGTATGTGTGCATGTATTTTTATCATCTAATCACcgcaaaaaatattttcaaacatgCACATGAATATGCATGTATGCTCCtcatcattcatttatttatgtgcattttatattttaatgcaCATCATGCATGCAGACTATAGACTAGAGCATGCttttcatcattctcatttttttttgttttcattgcatgcTTCTATATCATATAGAGGGGGATCAATGCCTTCATTCATGGAACTTTCTACGTACCAtgcttcattatttttatttattttattattatttatttttttttcattggaaTGAGTTTTCTCCATTTAACCACATCCATTCACTTTCATATGCATGCATTCCTATCCTactttttgatttcttttcttttttttatgcacGTGAGAATATAGCAGGCTTCTCATACTTGATCATTGTAATGTATTGCTTctcactttttttaattatattttttttgtttgcatgcatacatataataatttttttaatattcccaTGTATATCTCCTCACGGTGGGCCCTTCCCTTTCATTCACGTGAgtacatatatgcatgcatattatAGGTCCATAGAATGGTtctcattttctcatttttcctcatttttattttattttatttgttttcaaatatCACCATGTGTGTTTTCCATGCTTGTCCTTTCACTTCTCCTTTTCTTGTAGGTATTAGAATCAGAGGATGATGATCATAAGGACAAATGATCATCATGTTGAGTCTTTTTGAACTAAACACTAAGTGTTGCTGATAACTGATGCTTGGTCCTTGCTCGTCCGAGAAACTTGAAAGCAGAACATGAATTTCTTGACAATTCTTGAAAGAACTACATGCAATTTATCAAATATTCATTTCATAAACAAAATGATGGAGATTAGAGTACTGTAATGACCTATGATTTTTTATCATAACCTAAAACTCCAAATCCGCACAATAAAGAATACAAATCCATCAACAGAATTTAAAATGGCTAATTCCTGGCATGCGGAACTAATCATACATGAATGTCACCAGAGACATGGCTAAAAAGAGCATAAGACACATGACATTGAATACTTGTATCTTAGCTTCAAGAATGTGTTCTAATCTTTGTCACGAaatttatgttgtctcgataAGAGCAAGGCAATTTCTTTCGAGTGGTCCAAGCTACGATAACGGCAACATCCTTGTtaggttttttttccttcttttttcttttctttataagTGGAGGTGTCAAACATTATCAAACCACCTCCATTCATACAAAGCTCatgagaaataaaatcaaatgtttcctacatttatttttgatatcatGAAGGGTACAGATCCCACCCAATCAAAATTTGCACATGTTCtagcaattaaaaatttatatatatatacatatatatatatctaatctGTTTGAATGAAGGCCTTGGAGCATCAGTTACTTTAGTCGAGGGTACTGACCAGAGCAATGCACTCGATCAAGTCTAGCACGCGGCTGCTGTAGCCCCATTCATTGTCGTACCATGCTATAAACTTCATGAAAGAAGATCTCAACCCAATGACGGCTTTTAGCATCGAAAAATGCTCGACTTGATAGCTGCCTTAACATCATCAAATGATGCATTTTTTTCTCAAGTCGGCAAGTTAAGTCCACAGCAGGAACATTTGGCGTTGGAACACGGAAGGCCATCGATGAAGTTTTCCATTAAGCTCGGGAAGAACTTTTTCCAACGACCTTTTGCGAGCATCGGttgcaaaaaaatattactCTCCCACTCGTGATCAACAACCTGGAAAGCATATTTCCAAACATAATTTGCTAGTGGCTCGTCATCTTCAACTGTATCACTTGACTTAAAAGTGATTGGCACATTCTAGAACTTGACACTGCAATCATTGCCACAAGATACAAGAACGTTGCCATTTGATTTGTATGTGAGCATATAGCAtgcatttgattattttaatatgtcatttctctctcatatatatatatatatatatatgcttatccCATGTGCTTCTTTTGAATGGAGTATTCATGTA belongs to Dioscorea cayenensis subsp. rotundata cultivar TDr96_F1 chromosome 17, TDr96_F1_v2_PseudoChromosome.rev07_lg8_w22 25.fasta, whole genome shotgun sequence and includes:
- the LOC120281032 gene encoding LOW QUALITY PROTEIN: 50S ribosomal protein L1-like (The sequence of the model RefSeq protein was modified relative to this genomic sequence to represent the inferred CDS: inserted 1 base in 1 codon; deleted 2 bases in 1 codon) is translated as MVSSLFSSGSSTMIKWEKRPQKLPMDLGEAIKEMKASTTMKKRNLLETVEAHVNLGVDPRRGDPMVPGALTLPXGSGKAVRVAVFAEGAAAEEAKAACADIVGGDELIAEIRIGGGKINFDKCIGTPMFMSPLSKIARILGPRGLMPNPKLGSMTSNVSIAVKEAKSGRIDFKIDKTAIVHVGLGKVNFSDEALRENIGAFVNALLLAKPVDLKKKYAGYVKNFTLSSTIGPGFPVTIQSLFVAANNYVKLQVKLLFTSEKLKTV